The following proteins come from a genomic window of Dehalococcoidia bacterium:
- a CDS encoding metal ABC transporter permease, producing MDIVTEAILGPFQYGFMVRALLVSVLVGIMCPILGAYVVVRGLGFMTDGLAHSLLPGLVVAALVVSVISSSWLILVPNAIAFALIIGFLSKRTGLSEDTSIGILFAGLFALGLTLLTAARGLNVSLESVLLGQVLGVSRSDVMITGVLAVVVIVLLLALHKEMVFSTFDPLGASVMGLPTQVLDYLLLVLLAVVILIALQAVGIVLVISMLITPAAAAQLLTQRFTLAMLVGAGIGTASAIIGLYLSFHYNLASGPVMALSATAFFVVALALKQGTAHIGGRMARSHA from the coding sequence ATGGACATCGTCACTGAAGCAATTCTGGGCCCATTCCAATATGGCTTCATGGTGCGGGCGCTTCTGGTTTCCGTGCTGGTAGGCATAATGTGCCCGATTCTCGGGGCCTATGTTGTCGTCAGGGGACTCGGCTTCATGACAGATGGCTTGGCCCATTCCCTCCTGCCTGGCCTGGTAGTCGCTGCGCTGGTGGTATCGGTCATCTCTTCGTCATGGCTAATTCTCGTACCGAACGCCATTGCGTTCGCCCTGATCATAGGTTTTCTGTCCAAGAGGACTGGCCTGAGTGAAGACACCTCCATTGGCATACTCTTCGCTGGGCTGTTTGCCCTGGGTCTGACACTACTGACGGCGGCCCGCGGGCTGAATGTCAGTCTGGAATCTGTGCTTCTGGGTCAGGTGCTCGGGGTTTCGCGGAGCGACGTCATGATCACGGGCGTGTTGGCTGTGGTGGTAATTGTCCTATTGTTAGCCCTTCACAAAGAGATGGTCTTCTCCACATTCGACCCTTTGGGGGCTTCCGTAATGGGACTTCCGACACAGGTGCTGGATTACCTTCTGCTGGTCCTCCTGGCCGTGGTGATCCTCATCGCATTGCAGGCCGTGGGAATCGTACTTGTGATCTCGATGTTGATAACACCTGCGGCCGCAGCCCAGCTACTCACGCAGAGGTTTACACTGGCCATGCTCGTCGGCGCCGGGATCGGGACGGCTTCAGCGATCATCGGATTGTACCTGTCATTCCACTACAACCTCGCATCTGGCCCCGTAATGGCATTGTCGGCGACTGCATTCTTCGTAGTCGCGTTGGCCCTGAAACAGGGCACAGCACACATTGGCGGACGCATGGCGCGATCTCACGCGTAA
- a CDS encoding DUF350 domain-containing protein, with protein MIEAFVDVFEQIPRGLVYVVMGVIVLAIARLVQDFITPYKIQEQLNQKDNIALATSIAGYYLGVIIVFLGGLYQPFLVVADNSLGFTAEYWQDVGLVFVYSIAGIIVLNIARIIVDKLVLHDFSTEDEIINDQNAGTGAVEFAVYVAVGLVIAGAISGESGGPETALVFLVLGLVALIVYTLIYEWTTSFNIHEQIEADNVAVGVALAGNLVAIGIVVFKAVFGEFVGWTESIAGFITYAVVGFILLYAVRFVVDKVLFPKVKLADELAVDRNLGAAFIESAALISVSLILFFAI; from the coding sequence ATGATAGAAGCATTCGTTGACGTGTTCGAACAGATTCCCAGGGGCCTGGTCTACGTGGTAATGGGCGTGATCGTGCTCGCCATCGCCAGGTTGGTGCAGGATTTCATCACTCCGTACAAGATCCAGGAGCAGTTGAACCAGAAGGACAACATCGCGCTGGCCACAAGCATCGCGGGCTACTACCTGGGTGTGATTATCGTGTTCCTGGGAGGGCTGTATCAGCCGTTCCTGGTCGTCGCGGACAACAGCCTTGGTTTCACAGCCGAGTACTGGCAGGACGTCGGTCTCGTGTTCGTCTACTCGATCGCAGGCATAATCGTGCTGAACATCGCACGCATAATCGTTGACAAGCTGGTGCTGCATGATTTCAGCACAGAAGATGAGATCATAAACGATCAAAACGCTGGAACCGGGGCAGTGGAGTTCGCCGTCTACGTTGCCGTTGGCCTGGTAATCGCGGGCGCGATTTCAGGCGAGAGCGGTGGTCCTGAGACAGCGCTGGTATTCCTGGTGCTCGGCTTGGTCGCTCTGATCGTTTACACGTTGATCTACGAGTGGACCACTTCATTCAACATTCACGAGCAAATCGAGGCGGACAACGTCGCAGTTGGAGTCGCCCTCGCCGGTAATCTCGTAGCGATCGGAATCGTGGTATTCAAGGCAGTATTCGGCGAGTTCGTAGGTTGGACTGAAAGCATCGCGGGGTTTATTACCTACGCAGTCGTCGGGTTCATCCTGCTCTACGCCGTGAGGTTCGTAGTGGACAAGGTGCTGTTCCCGAAAGTGAAGCTCGCTGACGAGCTTGCGGTAGACCGGAACCTTGGCGCCGCCTTCATAGAGAGCGCGGCACTGATTAGCGTTAGCCTGATCCTGTTTTTTGCGATCTAG
- a CDS encoding NHL repeat-containing protein, with protein MGRPYALLRVGFSYDRTLGMRRLTNTPVDLAVDREGDLHILCRGGISFIRRLSQEDEDLGAINLGAGGAAQIGGTYSVNSRFVWPASMIMDSEENLWVSDEGTNQITVINKRGEIQAQWGEAGSGEGQFNRQSGIALDPDENVYVSDTQNHRIQKFTRDGEFLMEFGCQGHGDGEFNMPWGIHVDEIGDVYVADWRNDRIQKFTADGEFVFKIGKSGDGEGEFNRPSGVTVDKDGDIYVSDWANNRVQLFRPDGVFVELFRGDATLSKQAHHYMKSNVKALRLREMTSLEPQKRIRWPVSVRVDGCSMYIADYGSDRIQIYEKEAYPLEPHEISEVQRSPTLYTQF; from the coding sequence ATGGGTAGGCCATACGCGCTCCTCAGGGTAGGATTCAGCTACGACCGGACGCTTGGTATGAGGCGTCTGACCAACACACCTGTCGATCTAGCTGTCGACAGGGAAGGGGATCTCCACATCTTGTGTCGCGGGGGCATCTCTTTTATCAGGCGATTGTCTCAGGAAGACGAAGACCTCGGAGCGATCAATCTTGGAGCCGGTGGTGCAGCCCAGATAGGGGGCACGTACTCGGTAAACTCCAGGTTCGTTTGGCCCGCATCGATGATCATGGACAGTGAAGAAAACCTCTGGGTTTCCGACGAGGGCACGAACCAGATAACGGTCATAAACAAGCGGGGTGAGATTCAGGCTCAGTGGGGCGAAGCAGGAAGTGGTGAAGGGCAGTTCAACAGGCAGTCAGGCATTGCGCTCGACCCTGATGAGAACGTGTACGTCTCCGACACCCAGAATCACCGGATCCAGAAGTTCACCAGGGACGGCGAGTTCCTGATGGAGTTCGGCTGCCAAGGCCACGGTGACGGCGAGTTCAATATGCCTTGGGGAATCCACGTCGATGAGATCGGCGATGTGTATGTCGCCGACTGGCGGAATGACCGCATCCAGAAGTTCACAGCCGATGGTGAGTTCGTTTTCAAGATCGGTAAGTCCGGCGATGGGGAGGGTGAATTCAACCGTCCCTCGGGTGTTACTGTCGACAAGGACGGCGATATATACGTCTCTGACTGGGCAAACAACCGAGTGCAACTGTTCAGGCCGGACGGAGTCTTCGTTGAACTCTTCCGTGGAGACGCCACGCTGTCGAAGCAGGCCCACCACTACATGAAGTCCAACGTGAAGGCGCTCCGACTGCGTGAGATGACCTCGCTTGAACCCCAAAAGCGGATTCGATGGCCGGTCTCTGTGAGAGTTGACGGCTGCTCCATGTACATCGCCGACTACGGCTCCGACCGGATTCAGATCTACGAGAAGGAAGCGTATCCTTTGGAGCCTCACGAGATCTCCGAGGTACAGCGTTCACCGACGCTCTACACCCAGTTCTGA
- a CDS encoding metal ABC transporter ATP-binding protein produces the protein MDDVTFSAGPNCLMGVVGPNGAGKSTLFNAIVGLLKVDEGEVLIHGTPVDDAREHIAYVPQHENVNWRVPMSVWDVVMQGRTKNIGWLRRPKLADRWLVEEALEQVGMIDRRTALVSNLSGGQRQRVFVARALAQGADVLLLDEAFSGVDIASQEALVTVLHELRDQGRTILLSSHDIGHVAHYCDECLCINCRVCACGAPEDVLTPDLLMEMYGPHGVGSIHGKALDGHRH, from the coding sequence TTGGACGATGTGACCTTTTCCGCAGGACCCAACTGCCTGATGGGTGTAGTGGGTCCAAATGGCGCCGGAAAGAGCACACTCTTTAACGCAATTGTTGGTCTGCTGAAGGTGGACGAGGGAGAGGTGCTAATTCACGGCACACCTGTCGACGACGCTCGGGAACACATTGCCTACGTTCCGCAGCACGAAAACGTCAACTGGCGCGTGCCCATGAGCGTCTGGGACGTTGTTATGCAGGGTAGGACCAAGAATATCGGATGGCTGCGCAGGCCCAAACTTGCAGACCGTTGGCTTGTCGAGGAAGCGCTGGAACAGGTGGGGATGATTGATAGAAGGACGGCTCTCGTCAGCAACCTGTCCGGCGGTCAGCGCCAGCGGGTGTTTGTTGCACGGGCTCTCGCCCAGGGGGCGGACGTTCTACTTCTTGACGAAGCCTTCAGCGGAGTTGATATTGCGTCGCAAGAAGCGCTTGTCACTGTTCTGCACGAGCTCCGGGATCAGGGGCGAACGATTCTGCTGTCCTCACATGACATCGGCCACGTCGCTCACTACTGTGACGAATGCCTGTGCATTAACTGCCGGGTCTGCGCGTGCGGCGCCCCCGAGGACGTACTTACGCCCGATCTGTTGATGGAGATGTACGGCCCACACGGTGTGGGGTCAATTCACGGAAAGGCTCTCGATGGACATCGTCACTGA
- a CDS encoding thiamine pyrophosphate-binding protein — MTASRMISGSDLISRALKLEGVSTVFTLAGDHILPVLDVMADQDFRFIDTRHEQAAVHMADAWGRITGQPGVAMYTTPGFANAIPGLTNAMHSDSPLLSISGCAELLELGRGAMQEIDQIGMAQPVTKGSWMVTDARRIPDMIATALRVAYEGRRGPVHLTIPVDIQQQLVPEEDVAFYNPGEYRDIGAPAASSEKVREAVDILHSAERPLIIVGSAGAYARSGETLEALIETTRIPLMTEGDARGLVSDAHPYCYGFFDSGLNRAARLLREADAVVLMGRKQDLIVGYAMPPTVAADAKVIQIDPSAAEIARNRGVSVGIHGDVEAVARQMADEAVKREWRDLPWLSRLAEERDAQQRDLEELAVSESPMHATFVHKAVRYHVGPEDIVSYDGGDFCHFGRAYSSALSPKTWWYLPPLGMLGQALPTAIAAKAAYPERKVFMFTGDGAFGFNAMEYDTAVRHNLPIVGVMGNDSAWGIDRQIQVGVYGKTVATDLLPSRYDQVVRGLGGHGELIEHPDELDSAIERAIRLDRPALLNVRIQNAISPRAQAAINRWMSHTPQPI, encoded by the coding sequence ATGACCGCATCGCGGATGATTAGTGGCAGCGATCTAATTTCGAGGGCCCTCAAGCTGGAGGGAGTGAGTACCGTTTTCACCCTCGCCGGCGACCATATCCTGCCGGTGCTCGACGTGATGGCCGACCAGGACTTCCGGTTCATCGACACAAGACACGAACAGGCGGCCGTCCACATGGCGGACGCGTGGGGCAGGATCACCGGACAGCCTGGCGTCGCCATGTACACGACCCCTGGGTTTGCCAACGCCATTCCAGGCCTCACCAACGCCATGCACTCTGACAGCCCACTGCTCTCCATTAGCGGCTGCGCCGAGCTACTGGAGCTCGGGCGAGGTGCGATGCAGGAGATCGACCAGATAGGTATGGCCCAGCCTGTTACAAAGGGCTCCTGGATGGTTACGGATGCCCGTCGTATCCCAGACATGATTGCAACGGCGCTTCGCGTTGCCTACGAGGGGCGGCGAGGTCCGGTCCACCTGACAATTCCGGTGGACATTCAGCAGCAGCTTGTTCCTGAAGAAGACGTGGCCTTTTACAATCCAGGTGAGTACCGCGACATCGGCGCGCCGGCGGCCTCATCTGAAAAGGTGCGGGAGGCAGTCGACATACTGCACTCTGCCGAGAGGCCACTGATCATTGTCGGTAGCGCGGGCGCCTACGCTCGCTCCGGCGAGACCCTGGAAGCGCTCATTGAGACCACCAGGATTCCGCTCATGACTGAGGGGGACGCGCGCGGGCTTGTATCGGACGCTCACCCTTACTGCTACGGTTTCTTCGACTCCGGCCTCAATCGCGCTGCAAGGCTGTTGCGCGAGGCGGACGCCGTTGTACTCATGGGTCGCAAGCAGGACCTGATTGTCGGTTATGCGATGCCACCCACCGTTGCCGCTGACGCGAAAGTAATTCAGATAGACCCGTCTGCAGCAGAGATTGCCAGGAATCGCGGCGTCTCTGTTGGCATTCATGGTGACGTTGAAGCAGTGGCTCGGCAGATGGCAGATGAAGCCGTTAAGCGCGAGTGGCGCGACCTTCCATGGCTCTCCAGGCTGGCGGAGGAAAGGGACGCGCAACAGAGGGACCTCGAGGAATTGGCCGTAAGTGAGTCGCCTATGCACGCGACATTCGTACACAAGGCGGTGAGGTATCATGTTGGCCCTGAAGACATAGTCTCCTACGACGGCGGCGACTTCTGCCACTTCGGGAGGGCCTACTCGTCGGCGCTATCACCAAAGACTTGGTGGTATCTACCCCCGCTAGGGATGCTCGGACAGGCCCTGCCGACTGCGATAGCCGCCAAGGCGGCGTATCCTGAACGCAAGGTCTTCATGTTTACAGGTGACGGCGCCTTCGGTTTCAATGCAATGGAGTACGACACCGCCGTTCGGCATAACCTGCCTATCGTCGGCGTCATGGGGAACGACTCAGCGTGGGGCATCGACAGGCAGATCCAGGTAGGTGTCTATGGCAAAACTGTTGCCACTGACCTACTGCCCTCCAGGTACGACCAGGTGGTCCGTGGCCTCGGAGGACACGGTGAGCTGATCGAGCATCCTGACGAACTCGACTCTGCCATCGAGCGCGCGATAAGACTGGACAGGCCTGCACTTCTCAACGTTCGTATTCAGAACGCGATCAGCCCAAGGGCTCAGGCCGCAATCAATCGTTGGATGAGCCACACACCCCAGCCAATCTAG
- a CDS encoding SMP-30/gluconolactonase/LRE family protein, translated as MEPELIADYNNHVGEGPLWHQTESLLYWVDIPQGRIFRYDPVSGKHEQFHQGRVIGGFTIQEDGSLLLFMDRGSIAILKEGELSYIVDEIPEERDTRFNDVIADPRGSVFCGTMPTDTEPAKLYRLDPDGSLTVVLDGIGLSNGLGFTPDRKQMYYTDSYARKIYIFDYDEHTSEISDRRVFVETPEDGGIPDGMTVDAEGYVWSARVDGSALFRYTPDGVEERSITFPAKKVSSVTFGGDDMDEMYVTTIGGDNKAEEGPGAGALFRLNLGMRGVPDYYSRIGI; from the coding sequence GTGGAACCTGAACTGATCGCAGACTACAACAACCATGTAGGCGAGGGTCCTCTCTGGCACCAGACCGAGAGCCTTCTATATTGGGTCGATATTCCTCAGGGCCGGATCTTTCGTTACGATCCGGTGTCCGGCAAACACGAGCAGTTCCACCAGGGCAGAGTAATCGGCGGATTCACGATCCAGGAAGACGGTTCGCTGCTGCTCTTCATGGACCGGGGATCTATCGCCATCCTGAAAGAAGGTGAGCTCAGCTACATTGTGGACGAGATCCCTGAGGAGCGAGACACCCGCTTCAACGACGTGATAGCTGACCCGCGAGGGAGCGTATTCTGCGGCACCATGCCCACTGACACGGAGCCGGCAAAGCTGTACCGTCTCGACCCCGACGGGAGTCTGACTGTGGTTCTGGACGGAATCGGCCTGTCAAACGGTCTGGGTTTCACGCCGGACCGGAAGCAGATGTACTACACCGACTCCTACGCCAGGAAGATCTACATCTTCGATTACGACGAGCACACGAGCGAGATATCTGACCGGCGTGTGTTTGTCGAGACACCCGAAGACGGAGGCATTCCTGACGGGATGACCGTGGACGCCGAGGGCTATGTGTGGTCCGCCCGCGTCGATGGCTCGGCGCTCTTCAGGTACACGCCGGACGGCGTGGAGGAGAGGTCAATCACATTCCCGGCCAAAAAGGTCTCCAGCGTCACCTTTGGCGGGGACGACATGGACGAGATGTACGTCACTACCATAGGTGGAGACAACAAGGCCGAAGAGGGGCCTGGGGCGGGTGCCCTGTTCAGGTTGAATCTGGGCATGAGGGGTGTGCCGGACTACTATTCGAGGATCGGCATTTAG
- a CDS encoding DUF1501 domain-containing protein codes for MEVNGKPTVFVVVQLTGGNDFMNTVIPYSNDIYYDSRPVIGIPQEQVLPINNYLGFNPHFAPVKELYDEGSVAIVQGVGYPDSSRSHFRGMDIWQTAEPDRIGTEGWLGQVVAEMDTNKENPLTCVNIGRGLPRAMSKSGVPITSVGDLDNYGMMSGITEEAERRQALDIFAKMYGPAVGTGLVREYVAQTGMDVLRGADVLKRAPEIYSSSVEYADNPISNSLRDAARVHLADLGTRVIYTQHGGYDTHANEVPNHPRLLSELSGAIMDFFQDIRDHNASENVVMLVFTEFGRRIRDNGSGCDHGAGGGSFVIGDRVKGGLYAEYPSLDIDKQTDGDMAHTYDFRGLYTTLLEEWMGVEAAPIVKGQYEKIPIFA; via the coding sequence ATGGAAGTAAATGGTAAGCCCACGGTCTTTGTAGTCGTTCAACTCACGGGCGGTAACGACTTCATGAACACGGTGATTCCATACTCGAATGACATCTACTACGACTCGAGACCCGTGATTGGAATCCCGCAGGAGCAGGTCCTCCCTATCAATAACTACCTGGGCTTCAATCCCCACTTCGCGCCGGTCAAAGAGCTGTACGACGAGGGCAGCGTCGCGATCGTACAGGGTGTCGGCTATCCCGACTCGAGCCGTTCACACTTCAGAGGAATGGACATCTGGCAGACGGCCGAGCCCGACCGGATTGGCACCGAGGGCTGGCTCGGTCAGGTCGTGGCCGAAATGGACACCAACAAGGAGAACCCGCTGACTTGCGTGAACATTGGACGAGGGCTTCCGCGTGCAATGAGCAAGTCAGGAGTGCCGATCACATCGGTCGGCGATCTGGATAACTACGGCATGATGAGCGGTATCACCGAGGAGGCCGAGCGCAGGCAGGCACTGGATATCTTCGCGAAGATGTACGGCCCGGCTGTGGGTACCGGACTGGTAAGGGAGTACGTCGCCCAGACCGGCATGGACGTACTCCGAGGCGCCGACGTACTGAAGAGAGCTCCCGAAATCTACTCTTCCAGCGTCGAGTACGCGGACAATCCGATATCTAATTCTCTCAGGGATGCCGCGAGGGTCCATCTGGCTGACTTGGGCACTAGGGTCATCTACACCCAGCACGGCGGTTATGACACTCACGCGAACGAGGTCCCAAACCATCCGAGGCTTCTGAGCGAGCTCTCGGGGGCCATCATGGACTTCTTCCAGGACATCCGAGACCACAATGCCTCTGAAAACGTCGTGATGCTGGTATTCACCGAGTTCGGACGCCGCATCAGGGACAACGGCAGCGGCTGCGACCACGGCGCAGGCGGAGGCTCTTTCGTGATTGGAGATAGGGTAAAGGGCGGCCTATATGCCGAGTATCCGTCACTCGACATCGACAAGCAGACCGACGGTGACATGGCCCACACGTACGACTTCCGCGGTCTGTACACCACGCTGCTCGAAGAGTGGATGGGCGTCGAGGCGGCCCCAATCGTTAAAGGGCAGTACGAGAAGATTCCGATTTTTGCCTAG
- a CDS encoding DUF1800 domain-containing protein — MATTNLSLVAHLMRRAGFGATRDDLEQLAEQSYEELVEDLLHPERFPEVADDIAIRYWLELNNPDSVEPWNTHWLYRMVNTERPLEEKMALFWHHVFATSVGKSEHGPSSRTQIELFRRNAVSDMRTILVDLAKDPAMIHWLDNSENHRDQPNENWGRELLELFSMGVGNYSEEDIKMASRAFTGWTFIQPIPLDPYGRYPSEFVYREDDHDDSEKTFLGHTGRFNGEDIIDIVVNQPATARFIARHLYNFFVADEPQVPSWNDIPPRDPEAVEALCDAYFESDGDIRVVLRVLFNSDFFKEARFAKVKSPTELVAGTIKLAGKHAFPEPTLHAAPAATSLMGQHLMTPPTVEGWHTGREWIDCGTLAERVNFAVNELGDQTLPGIQAIIDRLASEGGPLTPEEFVDHTLDLVGPMTVESHTREALLDYANSGGNLSFDTHPDREESSARVTRMVQFIVASVEYQFG, encoded by the coding sequence TCGTGGAAGACTTGCTTCACCCGGAACGCTTCCCCGAAGTCGCTGATGACATTGCCATCCGGTACTGGCTCGAGTTGAACAACCCGGACTCGGTGGAGCCCTGGAACACACACTGGCTATATCGGATGGTCAATACCGAGCGGCCCCTCGAAGAGAAGATGGCGCTGTTCTGGCACCACGTGTTCGCGACCTCTGTGGGCAAGAGTGAGCACGGCCCCTCTTCCAGGACACAGATCGAACTGTTCAGGCGAAACGCCGTCTCCGACATGCGCACCATTCTGGTGGACTTGGCTAAAGATCCGGCAATGATTCACTGGCTGGACAACTCCGAGAATCACAGGGACCAGCCTAACGAGAACTGGGGACGTGAGCTCCTCGAACTCTTCTCCATGGGAGTGGGAAACTACTCTGAAGAAGACATCAAGATGGCGTCCCGCGCATTCACTGGCTGGACGTTCATTCAGCCCATCCCGCTCGATCCGTATGGGCGCTACCCGTCGGAGTTCGTCTACAGGGAGGACGACCACGACGATAGTGAGAAGACGTTCCTCGGCCACACCGGCAGGTTCAATGGCGAGGACATAATCGATATTGTCGTGAACCAGCCAGCGACTGCCCGTTTCATTGCTCGACACCTGTACAACTTCTTCGTTGCTGACGAACCACAGGTGCCATCATGGAACGACATTCCGCCGCGAGACCCAGAGGCAGTCGAGGCACTCTGCGACGCCTATTTTGAGTCCGACGGTGATATTAGGGTCGTGCTTCGAGTTCTCTTCAATTCGGACTTCTTCAAGGAAGCGCGCTTCGCCAAGGTGAAGAGCCCCACAGAACTGGTTGCTGGGACGATAAAGCTGGCTGGAAAACATGCCTTTCCCGAACCAACTCTTCATGCCGCACCAGCAGCGACCAGCCTGATGGGTCAGCATCTCATGACACCTCCAACCGTGGAGGGCTGGCACACAGGTCGCGAGTGGATAGACTGCGGCACTCTCGCCGAGCGCGTTAACTTTGCTGTCAATGAGCTTGGCGACCAGACCCTTCCGGGCATCCAGGCGATTATCGACAGGCTCGCGTCCGAAGGGGGACCGCTCACTCCGGAAGAGTTCGTGGATCACACATTGGACCTCGTTGGCCCCATGACAGTGGAAAGCCATACTAGAGAGGCGCTCCTGGACTACGCCAACTCGGGCGGCAACCTCAGTTTCGACACCCATCCTGACCGTGAAGAGAGTTCCGCACGAGTGACAAGGATGGTCCAATTCATCGTGGCATCGGTGGAGTATCAGTTCGGCTAG